The genomic interval CGGCGGTGAGCTGGTCGGCCAGGTCTGCCGAGCAGAGCAGCGTCACCTTGATGTTCTGCAGCGTGCAGACGATCTCCTCTATCGGGGTGGTGGCCCCTTTCGTAATCGAGAAGGCATAGGTTGTGCCGTAGACCGGGGTGTTCCAGGCCGCAGCCTGGATCTCCTCCGTGCGGTGGGAGCTGACCGTCAGCGTATAGTTGCCGACCGGCAACTCCTTGGGACCGGCCGCGAGTTCAGCCTGCAACTCCGCATAGGTGCCGTCGAAATGCGAGCTCTGGTCGTCCGTGTTGACGATCCGGACGAGGTAACCATCCGTATCGATCACCGCACGGGTTGCGGCTTGTGTGGAGGGCGGGGTTTGGGTTTCGTCCTGCGTATCGTCGGGCTGGGTGTCGGTCTCGGTGTCGTAGATCACGCGCAGACTCATCGCTCCGCTCAGGAAGCCCGTCGTTGCGGAATCGGTCGTTCCGTTCCCCGCGTTTTTGTAGGGGGGCTCCTCGTTTACGCAGCCCGTCAGCAGGAGGGCGCCCAGACTCAAGGTCGTAAATAATCCGGTAAAGGTTTTCATATCTCGTGTCGTTTTTATGCGTTGGTTTCCTCTTCGGCGTTGTCGTTCAGTTCGATGTCGAACGTGCGTTCGTCGAGGAATCCGTCGTCGAGGTTGATCGTCAGCGTGGCGCTGCCGTTGTCGCGGGCGTCGAAGAGGAACGTGTGGCGCGTGCGTGCGACGGTCTGTTCGAGCGTCTGCTCGGGGAAGGTGTAGCTGCGGTCGAAGGCCGTGCCGGTCTGGCTCTGGATCTTGGCCGTACCCGTGAGGGTCAGCTTCGAACCGGCCTCGACGAAGACCGCTTCGTCCGCCGTCTCGGCACCGGGCGTGAAGGTAAAGCGGTTCCCGGCCGATGTCGTGACGGTGAAGGTCGCGTCATGGAAATAGTTCAGAAACGCTTCCGTGGCCGTGACGAGCACCTGTGCATTGGCAATCTGTACGGGAATGGTCTCCTCGACGCTTTGGCGGGCGACGATTTCGATGTTTTTCGTTCCGTAGTAATAGGGTTTGCCGACCCCCTCGGCCTTTGGATCCCCGTAGGTGAGGGTTGCGGTGTAGCTCCCGGCCGGAAGCGTTTCGCCCGCGTCGTTGAATGCGGC from uncultured Alistipes sp. carries:
- a CDS encoding DUF4493 domain-containing protein, whose product is MKNRLILLLASAAVAAGGCSENETPADSDGYGTLRIACRTDAMITTRAEIAVTPVPTAEELTLTISGTEFSKTWESLAAFNDAGETLPAGSYTATLTYGDPKAEGVGKPYYYGTKNIEIVARQSVEETIPVQIANAQVLVTATEAFLNYFHDATFTVTTSAGNRFTFTPGAETADEAVFVEAGSKLTLTGTAKIQSQTGTAFDRSYTFPEQTLEQTVARTRHTFLFDARDNGSATLTINLDDGFLDERTFDIELNDNAEEETNA